One Pseudomonadota bacterium genomic window, TGGGCGGCGGCTTCGCGGGCGCCGGAAGTCAGGGGCGAGGTGGTGCGGGCGCGTTCGGCGGTCCCATGGGGGCGTCGAAGGGTGCGGGCCAGCCTCGCGGCGCGGGCGAGCTCGGCGCGCGCAGAAATCCCCTCGGCCATGGCGCGAGCAAGACGTCAGCCGGGCTCGCGCGGCTCATGTCCCCAGGAGGGGAGGGCGGTGCGGGAGGTGGCGCGGGGGCGAGCGGCAGCGGCAATCAGGCGGCCGCCACGCAGGAAGGGCGCAAGGTGCACCTCAAGCTCAACGCGCTCTGACGCGTGCGACGCAGCGAGCCTTACGGCGCTCCGCCGTTCACGCTCTCACGCCATCGTACGCGTGCGATGCGATGACCGCGATGAACATGTCGGCCAGGGTGCGCGTCTTGGTGTCGCCCACCCCCTTCACGGCGCGGAACGCCGTGGGGGTGAGGGGGCGCGCGCGGGCCAGATCGCGCAGGGTGGCGTCGGAGAAGATGACGTAGGGCGGCACCCCGCGCTGGGCCGCGAGATCGCGTCGCAGCGCGCGCAGCGACTGGAACAGTGACTCGCTCGGCGTGTCGTCGACCGCGGGCTGCGCCGGGCGGGTCTTCACCGCGCGCGACAAGGCCACGGTGCCCTCGCCGCGCATGAGCGCCGTGCCGCTCGCGGTGAGGCCGAGGGTTCGCCACTCGCCCAGGCGCATGAGGTGACCCGTGCCCACGAGCTGATCGATCCAGTCGGCGATGTCGTCGACGGCGTACTCGGCCAGCAGGCCGAAGGTGGAGAGGCGGTCGTGGCCCATCTGGGCCACGCGTCCGGCCTTGCTGCCCTTGAGCACCTCGGCCACGTGCCGCGCGCCGTAGCCGCACCCCTCCGGGGCGCCACCACGGGCACCGCTGCGCTGCTGCTGGATGCGCGCCACGCACGCCAGGATCTTTCGCGCCACGGTGACCGCGTCGCCCAGCACCTCGTTCTCGCCCAGGCAGACGTCGCAGGCATTGCAGCCATCGTGGGGGTACGCATCGCCGAAGTAGGTGACGAAGTAGCGGTGGCGACACGTGAGCGAGCGGCACACGTCGTACATCTCGGCCAGCTTGCGGTGGGCCATGCGCTCGGCGTCGCTCTGTGGCTCGCCGAGAATGGTGCGCCACACCATGGGGTCTTGTCCGCTGTAGAGCAGCACGCACTCGGCCGGCTCGCCATCGCGGCCGGCTCGCCCCGCCTCTTGCAGGTAGTGCTCCACCGACTTGGGCATGCCGGCGTGCAGCACGTAGCGCACGTTCGATCGATCGATGCCCATGCCGAAGGCCACGGTGGCCACCACCACATCGGCGGTCTCGTTGCTGAAGGCCTGCTGGCTCTTGCGCCGTTCGTCGGCGGTCATGCCCGCGTGGTAGGGCACCGCCTTGTGACCCAGGCTCACGAGCTTCGCGCACAGCTCGTCGACCTCGGCCTTGCGGATGCAGTAGATGATGCCGCCCTCGCCCGTGTGACGCGCGAGCACCTCACCGATCTGGTCAATGAGGCGGGTGCGCCGCCGCACGCGATAGGTGAGGTTGGGGCGGTCGAATCCGCCCACGAGAATCGCCGGATCGTGCAGCCCCAGCGTCTGCACGATGTCGGCGCGCACGGCCTCGGTGGCGGTGGCGGTGCAGGCGTGTATGGGAATCTCCGGGAACCGTGCCCGCAGGCCGGCGAGGGCGCGATAGCCGGGGCGGAAGTCGTGCCCCCAGTGGCTGATGCAGTGCGCCTCGTCGATGGCGAAGAACGACACGCGGGCCTCGCGCAGCAGCTCGACCATGTCGTCGGCCATGAGCCGCTCGGGCGACAGGTACAGCAGGTCGAGCTTCCCCTCGCGCAGATCGCGGCGGGTGTCGACGTACTCGGCAAGCTCGCTGGCACTGTTCATGGTGGCGGCTGCAATGCCGTTGGCGCGCAGGCCCTCGACCTGATCGATCATGAGCGCGATGAGGGGCGACACCACCACCGCCACGCCGGGCCTGCACACGCCGGGAAGCTGGTAGGTGAGCGACTTCCCGCCGCCCGTGGGGAAGATGACGAGGCTGTCGCGACCGCGCATGACGGTCTCGACAGCCTCGCGCTGGCCGGGCAGGAAGTCGTCGTAGCCCCAGTGGCGCTTCAGGACATCGTACATCTTGACCTTCATTCAAGAACGGGGTGGGGCGTCCTGCCGCGGCTGCGCCACGCCTGCGCGGCGCAGCCGGCGGGGTGTCATGCGGGAGCGAGAAGACCGTCTACGCGAAGAGCGGATTGTCGTAGGGGAAGTCGGGGACCGCGCTCTGCGGGGGGAGTGCGTTGAGCCCCGCACGCT contains:
- a CDS encoding RecQ family ATP-dependent DNA helicase, with the protein product MKVKMYDVLKRHWGYDDFLPGQREAVETVMRGRDSLVIFPTGGGKSLTYQLPGVCRPGVAVVVSPLIALMIDQVEGLRANGIAAATMNSASELAEYVDTRRDLREGKLDLLYLSPERLMADDMVELLREARVSFFAIDEAHCISHWGHDFRPGYRALAGLRARFPEIPIHACTATATEAVRADIVQTLGLHDPAILVGGFDRPNLTYRVRRRTRLIDQIGEVLARHTGEGGIIYCIRKAEVDELCAKLVSLGHKAVPYHAGMTADERRKSQQAFSNETADVVVATVAFGMGIDRSNVRYVLHAGMPKSVEHYLQEAGRAGRDGEPAECVLLYSGQDPMVWRTILGEPQSDAERMAHRKLAEMYDVCRSLTCRHRYFVTYFGDAYPHDGCNACDVCLGENEVLGDAVTVARKILACVARIQQQRSGARGGAPEGCGYGARHVAEVLKGSKAGRVAQMGHDRLSTFGLLAEYAVDDIADWIDQLVGTGHLMRLGEWRTLGLTASGTALMRGEGTVALSRAVKTRPAQPAVDDTPSESLFQSLRALRRDLAAQRGVPPYVIFSDATLRDLARARPLTPTAFRAVKGVGDTKTRTLADMFIAVIASHAYDGVRA